A section of the Citrobacter farmeri genome encodes:
- the glmS gene encoding methylaspartate mutase subunit S, which produces MKKSTLVIGVIGADCHAVGNKVLDRVFTAHDFRVINLGVMVSQDEYIDAAIETGADAIVVSSIYGHGDIDCLGLRERCIERGIGDILLYVGGNLVVGKHDFADVEAKFKEMGFQRVFAPSHDLEDVCQLMAADINKRHGVEQRCLEEAI; this is translated from the coding sequence ATGAAAAAATCAACACTCGTTATTGGCGTCATTGGTGCTGACTGCCATGCCGTAGGCAATAAAGTTCTGGACCGCGTTTTTACTGCCCATGATTTTCGCGTAATCAATCTGGGCGTAATGGTGAGCCAGGATGAATATATCGATGCCGCGATCGAGACGGGCGCCGATGCAATTGTCGTTTCTTCCATTTATGGTCATGGCGACATTGACTGCCTGGGGCTGCGCGAGCGCTGCATCGAACGCGGTATTGGCGATATCCTTCTGTACGTCGGCGGCAATCTGGTGGTCGGGAAACATGACTTCGCGGACGTCGAAGCCAAGTTTAAAGAGATGGGCTTCCAGCGTGTCTTCGCCCCAAGCCACGATCTCGAAGATGTTTGCCAGTTGATGGCAGCGGATATCAACAAGCGCCACGGCGTTGAACAGCGTTGTCTGGAAGAGGCCATCTGA
- the ybgE gene encoding cyd operon protein YbgE, with product MTTLIAMQYNAMDKRPLRALSLVMALVLAGCMFWDPSRFAAKTSGLEIWHGLLLMWAVCAGIIHGVGFRPRAAHWQGIFSPLLADIVLIVGLIFFFF from the coding sequence ATGACCACCCTGATCGCGATGCAATATAACGCGATGGACAAGCGCCCGTTACGGGCGCTTTCTTTGGTGATGGCGTTAGTGTTAGCAGGATGTATGTTTTGGGACCCCTCCCGCTTCGCGGCTAAAACCAGCGGGCTGGAAATCTGGCACGGTCTGCTGCTGATGTGGGCAGTCTGTGCGGGCATCATTCATGGCGTGGGTTTTCGGCCTCGCGCCGCACACTGGCAAGGGATTTTTTCTCCGCTACTCGCCGATATCGTGCTTATTGTCGGTCTCATTTTCTTCTTCTTTTGA
- a CDS encoding dicarboxylate/amino acid:cation symporter, giving the protein MKKISLTKMIILGLILGMIAGVAINNMASADTAKSYAQDISIFTTIFLRMVKMIIAPLVISTLVVGIAKMGDAKTLGRIFSKTFFLFICASLLSIALGLVIVNLFQPGAGINFVAHDAGAVAAVQSEPFTLKVFISHAVPTSIVDAMARNEILQIVVFSIFLGCSLAAIGEKAEPIVKVLDSLVHVMLKLTGYVMLFAPLTVFAAISGLIAERGLGVMVSAGIFMGEFYLTLGMLWAILIGLSTVIVGPCISRLTKAILEPALLAFTTSSSEAAFPGTLDKLEKFGVSSKIASFVLPIGYSFNLVGSMAYCSFATVFIAQACNIELSMGEQITMLLILMLTSKGMAGVPRASMVVIAATLNQFNIPEAGLILLMGVDPFLDMGRSATNVMSNAMGAAIVGRWEGEHFGSGCRGTAPVKTPEQERPATEPSEVVMS; this is encoded by the coding sequence ATGAAGAAAATAAGTCTAACCAAAATGATCATATTAGGCCTGATACTCGGCATGATTGCCGGGGTGGCTATTAATAATATGGCATCGGCAGATACAGCAAAATCGTACGCGCAAGATATTTCTATTTTTACCACCATCTTTTTACGTATGGTAAAAATGATTATCGCGCCGTTGGTTATTTCAACCCTGGTCGTTGGTATCGCGAAAATGGGCGATGCCAAAACGCTGGGGCGTATATTCTCAAAAACTTTTTTCCTGTTTATCTGCGCCTCACTGTTGTCGATCGCACTGGGTTTGGTCATCGTCAATCTGTTCCAGCCAGGCGCGGGCATTAACTTCGTCGCCCATGACGCAGGGGCCGTGGCGGCCGTGCAGTCAGAACCGTTCACGCTGAAAGTGTTTATCTCTCACGCCGTACCGACCAGCATCGTGGATGCGATGGCGCGTAACGAAATCCTGCAAATCGTGGTGTTCTCGATTTTCCTCGGTTGCAGCCTGGCCGCCATTGGCGAAAAAGCCGAGCCTATCGTGAAAGTGCTCGACTCGCTGGTTCACGTGATGCTGAAGCTGACAGGTTACGTCATGCTGTTCGCCCCGCTGACGGTGTTCGCCGCCATCTCCGGGCTGATCGCTGAACGCGGACTGGGCGTGATGGTTAGCGCCGGGATCTTCATGGGTGAGTTCTACCTGACGCTGGGCATGCTGTGGGCGATCCTGATCGGCCTGTCAACGGTGATTGTCGGTCCATGCATCAGTCGCCTGACAAAAGCGATCCTCGAACCGGCACTGCTGGCGTTCACCACTTCCAGCTCTGAAGCCGCGTTCCCTGGCACCCTGGATAAGCTGGAGAAATTCGGTGTTTCGTCCAAGATTGCCAGCTTTGTGCTGCCTATCGGCTACTCCTTTAACCTTGTCGGTTCAATGGCCTACTGCTCGTTTGCCACTGTCTTTATCGCGCAGGCGTGCAACATTGAACTGAGCATGGGCGAGCAGATCACCATGCTGCTGATCCTGATGTTGACTTCCAAAGGGATGGCGGGCGTACCGCGTGCCTCGATGGTGGTCATTGCCGCTACCCTCAACCAGTTCAACATTCCGGAAGCGGGGCTGATTCTGCTGATGGGCGTCGATCCGTTCCTCGACATGGGCCGCTCTGCGACCAACGTCATGAGTAACGCCATGGGCGCCGCCATTGTCGGTCGCTGGGAAGGTGAACACTTCGGTTCAGGCTGCCGGGGCACTGCGCCGGTCAAAACGCCGGAACAGGAGCGTCCTGCAACTGAACCGTCAGAAGTGGTGATGTCCTGA
- the cydA gene encoding cytochrome ubiquinol oxidase subunit I codes for MLDIVELSRLQFALTAMYHFLFVPLTLGMAFLLAIMETVYVLSGKQIYKDMTKFWGKLFGINFALGVATGLTMEFQFGTNWSYYSHYVGDIFGAPLAIEGLMAFFLESTFVGLFFFGWDRLGKVQHMAVTWLVALGSNLSALWILVANGWMQNPIASDFNFETMRMEMVSFSELVLNPVAQVKFVHTVASGYVTGAMFVLGISAYYLLKGRDIAFAKRSFAIAASFGMAAVLSVIVLGDESGYEMGDVQKTKLAAIEAEWETQPAPAAFTLFGIPDQETQENKLAIQIPYALGIIATRSVDTPVIGLKDLMVQHEERIRNGMKAYELLEQLRAGSTDQAVRDQFNSMKKDLGYGLLLKRYTPNVSDATEAQIQQATKDSIPRVAPLYFAFRIMVACGFLLLAIIALSFWSVIRNRIGEKKWLLRAALYGIPLPWIAVEAGWFVAEYGRQPWAIGEVLPTAVANSSLTVGDLLFSMILICGLYTLFLVAELFLMFKFARLGPSSLKTGRYHFEQSTATTQPAR; via the coding sequence ATGTTAGATATAGTCGAACTGTCGCGCTTACAGTTTGCCTTGACCGCGATGTACCACTTCCTTTTTGTGCCACTGACGCTCGGTATGGCGTTCCTGCTGGCCATTATGGAAACGGTCTACGTCCTTTCCGGCAAACAGATTTATAAAGATATGACTAAGTTCTGGGGCAAGTTGTTTGGTATCAACTTCGCTCTGGGTGTGGCAACCGGGCTGACTATGGAGTTCCAGTTCGGGACAAACTGGTCTTATTATTCTCACTATGTGGGGGATATCTTCGGTGCGCCGCTGGCGATCGAAGGTCTGATGGCCTTCTTCCTCGAATCCACCTTTGTAGGTCTGTTCTTCTTCGGCTGGGATCGTCTGGGCAAAGTTCAGCACATGGCGGTAACCTGGCTGGTCGCTTTAGGTTCTAACCTGTCAGCTCTGTGGATCCTGGTCGCAAACGGCTGGATGCAGAACCCTATCGCATCGGATTTCAACTTCGAAACCATGCGTATGGAGATGGTGAGCTTCTCTGAACTGGTCCTTAACCCGGTCGCTCAGGTGAAATTTGTTCACACCGTGGCGTCTGGCTATGTGACCGGTGCGATGTTCGTGCTCGGCATCAGTGCGTACTACCTGCTGAAAGGCCGCGACATCGCTTTCGCAAAACGCTCTTTCGCTATTGCTGCCAGCTTCGGTATGGCTGCCGTGCTGTCTGTTATCGTTCTGGGTGATGAATCCGGTTACGAAATGGGCGACGTGCAGAAAACCAAACTCGCTGCAATTGAAGCAGAGTGGGAGACTCAGCCTGCTCCGGCTGCCTTTACCTTGTTCGGTATTCCGGACCAGGAAACGCAGGAAAATAAACTGGCGATTCAGATCCCTTACGCATTGGGCATCATAGCCACGCGTTCTGTGGACACGCCGGTTATTGGTTTGAAAGACCTGATGGTGCAGCATGAAGAGCGTATCCGTAACGGGATGAAAGCGTATGAACTGCTGGAGCAACTGCGTGCAGGTTCGACCGATCAGGCGGTTCGCGATCAGTTCAACAGCATGAAGAAAGACCTCGGCTATGGTCTGCTGCTGAAACGCTATACTCCGAACGTCTCTGATGCGACTGAAGCTCAGATTCAGCAGGCGACGAAAGATTCTATTCCACGCGTTGCGCCGCTGTATTTTGCCTTCCGTATCATGGTGGCATGCGGCTTCCTGCTGCTGGCGATCATTGCGCTCTCCTTCTGGAGTGTGATTCGTAACCGCATTGGCGAGAAGAAATGGCTGCTGCGCGCCGCGCTGTACGGTATTCCGCTGCCGTGGATTGCTGTAGAAGCCGGCTGGTTTGTCGCTGAATATGGCCGTCAGCCGTGGGCGATCGGTGAGGTGTTGCCAACCGCAGTGGCGAACTCGTCGCTGACCGTCGGCGACCTGCTGTTCTCCATGATCCTGATTTGCGGCCTGTATACCCTGTTCCTGGTGGCTGAACTGTTCCTGATGTTCAAGTTCGCACGCCTTGGCCCAAGCAGCCTGAAAACCGGTCGCTATCACTTTGAGCAGTCCACCGCGACTACTCAGCCGGCACGCTAA
- a CDS encoding DUF4387 domain-containing protein has product MKHAICTLAQVIRSKNAGPYELVLDILFKTREDYQRVKRSEQLTPQLIARLYNVEPDFIHRIVWFDPANAVKIVMPRDIISGNVGDNDVYGAQQHAPLLSIEFDL; this is encoded by the coding sequence ATGAAACACGCTATTTGCACCCTGGCGCAGGTGATTCGTTCCAAAAACGCCGGACCGTATGAACTGGTGTTAGATATTTTATTTAAAACGCGCGAAGACTATCAGCGGGTAAAACGTTCTGAGCAATTAACACCGCAGTTAATTGCCCGCTTATATAACGTTGAACCTGATTTTATTCATCGCATCGTCTGGTTTGATCCGGCAAATGCCGTAAAAATCGTGATGCCTCGCGATATTATTTCCGGTAACGTTGGTGACAATGATGTTTATGGTGCGCAGCAGCATGCGCCATTATTAAGTATTGAGTTTGATCTGTAA
- the glmL gene encoding methylaspartate mutase accessory protein GlmL codes for MQTVSVDIGSTWTKAALFAKEGDALTLVNHVLTPTTTHHLADGFFASLNQVLNVADARPLLKRGEVTLKYSSSAKGGLAVAAMGLVPSITLESAKVTAHSAGAKIAQYYSYKLNRHDIQALEASPPDILLFTGGTDGGEESYGLANAHALAESSLDCAIIYAGNRDIQDDVQAILGHKDLTTVDNILPDLDHPNPFAARKAICDVFLSRIVKGKGLDVIVGETGEEPMPTPWTVYELVKAISEVDSAWREFMLIDMGGATTDVYSASANTLSPDTVLHGVPEPFVKRTVEGDLGMRVSAVVVGESTQELVKVVFAQQPARQEAFYGYLRYLVTHPDYLPQSEEEKYFDSLLAGLCVGYAAERHAGTKKQVCTCVGNVDLQMGRDLTTVRKVVGSGGWLSRASQFDIHRWLKYRELDNDGRRILLPTQFEYYRDAKGLLPLLANVARLDPQAAARTSIHCLTL; via the coding sequence ATGCAAACCGTCTCTGTCGATATCGGCTCGACGTGGACCAAAGCAGCCCTCTTCGCAAAGGAGGGGGATGCGTTAACGCTGGTTAACCACGTTCTGACTCCGACGACGACCCATCATCTGGCGGATGGTTTTTTCGCCAGCCTGAACCAGGTGCTGAACGTTGCCGATGCGCGCCCACTGCTCAAGCGCGGTGAAGTGACACTGAAATACTCCTCGTCGGCAAAAGGCGGCCTTGCCGTCGCCGCAATGGGACTGGTGCCGTCGATCACCCTGGAATCGGCAAAAGTCACGGCGCATTCCGCCGGGGCAAAAATCGCCCAGTACTATTCGTACAAGCTGAATCGCCATGATATTCAGGCGCTGGAGGCCTCGCCGCCGGACATTCTGCTGTTTACCGGTGGTACCGACGGTGGCGAAGAGAGCTACGGCCTGGCCAACGCGCATGCGCTGGCGGAGTCCAGCCTCGACTGCGCCATTATCTACGCCGGAAACCGTGACATTCAGGACGATGTTCAGGCGATTCTGGGACACAAAGATCTGACCACGGTAGACAATATTCTGCCCGATCTCGATCACCCGAATCCCTTCGCCGCCCGCAAAGCGATTTGTGATGTCTTTCTGTCCCGCATCGTGAAAGGCAAAGGACTGGATGTGATTGTCGGTGAAACCGGCGAAGAACCCATGCCGACGCCCTGGACGGTGTACGAACTGGTGAAAGCCATCAGCGAAGTCGATAGCGCATGGAGAGAGTTCATGCTCATCGACATGGGCGGTGCGACCACCGACGTCTATTCCGCCAGTGCCAATACCCTCTCGCCCGACACCGTGCTTCACGGCGTCCCGGAGCCGTTCGTTAAGCGCACCGTGGAAGGCGATCTCGGCATGCGCGTCTCCGCTGTGGTGGTGGGCGAAAGCACCCAGGAACTGGTGAAGGTGGTATTCGCTCAGCAACCGGCTCGCCAGGAGGCCTTCTATGGCTACCTGCGCTATCTGGTAACGCATCCCGATTATCTGCCGCAGAGCGAGGAAGAGAAATACTTTGACTCTCTGTTAGCCGGGCTGTGCGTTGGTTACGCCGCCGAGCGTCACGCAGGCACCAAAAAGCAGGTTTGTACCTGCGTTGGCAATGTCGATTTACAGATGGGGCGCGACCTGACCACCGTACGCAAAGTGGTTGGCTCGGGTGGCTGGCTCTCCCGCGCCAGTCAGTTTGATATCCATCGCTGGCTCAAATATCGCGAACTGGACAACGACGGCAGACGCATTCTTTTACCCACTCAGTTTGAGTACTACCGCGATGCAAAGGGTCTGCTTCCGCTGCTGGCAAACGTTGCCAGACTGGATCCCCAGGCCGCTGCGCGCACCAGCATTCACTGTTTAACCCTATAA
- the cydB gene encoding cytochrome d ubiquinol oxidase subunit II yields MIDYEVLRFIWWLLVGILLIGFAVTDGFDMGVGMLTRFLGRNDTERRIMINSIAPHWDGNQVWLITAGGALFAAWPMVYAAAFSGFYVAMILVLASLFFRPVGFDYRSKIEDTRWRNMWDWGIFVGSFVPPLVIGVAFGNLLQGVPFHIDEYLRLYYTGNFFQLLNPFGLLAGVVSVGMIITQGATYLQMRTVGELHLRARATSQIAALVTLVCFALAGVWVMYGIDGYVVTSAVDHHAASNPLTKEVAREAGAWMVNFNNAPILWLVPALGVALPLLTILTSRMEKGAWAFLFSSLTLACIILTAGIAMFPFVMPSSTMMNASLTMWDATSSQLTLNVMTWVAVVFVPIILIYTTWCYWKMFGRITKEHIESNTHSLY; encoded by the coding sequence ATGATCGATTATGAAGTACTACGTTTTATCTGGTGGCTGCTGGTTGGCATTCTGCTGATTGGATTTGCGGTCACCGATGGCTTCGACATGGGGGTGGGCATGCTCACCCGTTTCCTCGGTCGTAACGATACCGAGCGTCGAATTATGATTAACTCCATCGCCCCGCACTGGGACGGTAACCAGGTGTGGCTTATCACCGCGGGCGGCGCACTGTTTGCGGCCTGGCCGATGGTCTATGCCGCTGCGTTCTCCGGATTCTATGTGGCGATGATCCTCGTGCTGGCGTCCTTGTTCTTTCGTCCGGTCGGTTTTGATTACCGCTCTAAGATTGAAGATACTCGCTGGCGTAACATGTGGGACTGGGGCATCTTCGTGGGGAGTTTCGTGCCGCCGCTGGTGATCGGCGTGGCATTTGGCAACCTGTTGCAGGGCGTACCTTTCCATATTGATGAGTACCTGCGTCTGTATTATACCGGTAACTTCTTCCAGTTACTGAACCCGTTTGGCCTGCTGGCTGGCGTGGTGAGCGTGGGGATGATCATTACTCAGGGCGCGACCTATCTGCAGATGCGTACCGTGGGTGAACTGCACCTGCGTGCCCGTGCGACATCGCAAATTGCGGCGCTGGTCACTCTGGTCTGCTTCGCGCTGGCGGGGGTCTGGGTGATGTACGGTATTGACGGCTACGTGGTGACCTCTGCGGTTGACCATCATGCGGCGTCTAACCCGCTGACCAAAGAAGTGGCGCGTGAAGCGGGTGCCTGGATGGTGAATTTCAACAATGCACCTATCCTGTGGCTGGTTCCGGCACTGGGCGTGGCGCTGCCGCTGCTGACAATTCTGACGTCCCGTATGGAGAAAGGGGCATGGGCATTCCTGTTCTCTTCTCTGACGTTGGCCTGCATCATCCTGACTGCCGGTATCGCGATGTTCCCGTTCGTGATGCCTTCAAGCACCATGATGAACGCAAGCCTGACCATGTGGGATGCGACGTCCAGCCAGTTGACGTTGAATGTGATGACCTGGGTTGCTGTAGTGTTTGTACCGATCATTCTCATCTACACCACCTGGTGTTACTGGAAAATGTTTGGTCGCATCACCAAAGAACATATTGAAAGCAATACCCACTCTCTGTACTAA
- a CDS encoding methylaspartate ammonia-lyase translates to MKIKQALFTAGYSSFYFDDQQAIKNGAGHDGFIYTGDPVTPGFTSVRQAGECVSVQLILENGAVAVGDCAAVQYSGAGGRDPLFLAEHFIPFLNDHIKPLLEGRDVDAFLPNARFFDKLRIDGNLLHTAVRYGLSQALLDATALASGRLKTEVVCDEWQLPCVPEAIPLFGQSGDDRYIAVDKMILKGVDVLPHALINNVEEKLGFKGEKLREYVRWLSDRILNLRSSPRYHPTLHIDVYGTIGLIFDMDPVRCAEYIASLEKEAQGLPLYIEGPVDAGNKPDQIRMLTAITKELTRLGSGVKIVADEWCNTYQDIVDFTDAGSCHMVQIKTPDLGGIHNIVDAVLYCNKHGMEAYQGGTCNETEISARTCVHVALAARPMRMLIKPGMGFDEGLNIVFNEMNRTIALLQTKD, encoded by the coding sequence ATGAAAATTAAACAGGCGCTTTTCACCGCTGGCTACTCCTCATTCTATTTTGATGACCAGCAGGCGATCAAAAATGGCGCAGGTCATGACGGGTTTATTTATACCGGCGATCCGGTCACCCCGGGCTTTACCTCTGTGCGCCAAGCCGGCGAGTGCGTTTCCGTACAGCTGATTCTGGAAAACGGTGCGGTGGCGGTGGGTGATTGCGCCGCGGTGCAGTACTCCGGTGCCGGTGGCCGCGATCCGCTGTTCCTGGCTGAACATTTTATTCCGTTCCTCAACGATCACATTAAACCGCTGCTCGAAGGTCGCGACGTGGATGCATTCCTGCCGAACGCCCGTTTCTTCGACAAACTGCGTATCGACGGTAATTTGCTGCATACCGCCGTTCGTTACGGTCTGTCACAGGCACTGCTTGATGCTACCGCGCTGGCCTCGGGCCGCCTGAAAACGGAAGTGGTGTGCGATGAATGGCAACTGCCCTGCGTACCGGAAGCCATTCCATTATTTGGTCAGAGCGGCGACGACCGCTACATCGCCGTCGACAAGATGATCCTCAAAGGTGTTGACGTCCTGCCGCACGCGCTGATCAACAACGTGGAAGAGAAGCTCGGTTTCAAAGGCGAAAAACTGCGTGAGTATGTGCGCTGGTTGTCCGACCGTATTCTCAACCTGCGCAGCAGCCCACGCTACCATCCGACGCTGCATATCGATGTGTATGGCACCATCGGACTGATCTTCGATATGGACCCGGTACGCTGCGCCGAGTACATCGCCAGCCTGGAAAAAGAGGCACAGGGTCTGCCGCTGTACATTGAAGGCCCGGTTGATGCAGGCAACAAGCCGGATCAGATCCGCATGCTGACCGCCATCACCAAAGAGCTGACCCGCCTGGGTTCCGGCGTGAAAATTGTCGCGGACGAATGGTGTAACACCTATCAGGACATCGTGGACTTCACCGATGCCGGCAGCTGCCACATGGTGCAGATCAAAACCCCGGATCTCGGTGGCATTCACAACATCGTTGACGCCGTACTGTACTGCAACAAACACGGGATGGAAGCCTACCAGGGCGGTACCTGTAACGAAACTGAAATCAGCGCCCGCACCTGCGTACATGTGGCTCTCGCCGCACGTCCGATGCGTATGCTGATCAAGCCTGGCATGGGCTTCGATGAAGGTCTCAATATCGTGTTTAACGAAATGAACCGCACCATCGCGCTGTTGCAGACTAAGGATTAA
- the cydX gene encoding cytochrome bd-I oxidase subunit CydX: MWYFAWILGTLLACAFGIITALALEHVEASKDGQEEH; encoded by the coding sequence ATGTGGTATTTCGCCTGGATTCTGGGAACGCTTCTTGCCTGTGCATTTGGGATCATCACCGCGCTGGCCCTTGAGCACGTCGAGGCAAGCAAAGACGGTCAAGAAGAACACTGA
- a CDS encoding acyclic terpene utilization AtuA family protein, translated as MARTFKILSPTAILGYGFPEESFRKAMEESPDLIAVDAGSSDPGPHYLGAGKPFTDRAGVKRDLRYMITAGVKNNIPVVIGTAGGSGAAPHLEWCRQIILEIAQEEKLSFSMALIPSDVNKEVVHQALDNGKITALDFVPALTHEAIEESTYIVAQMGIEPFQRALKAGAQVVLGGRAYDPACFAALPIMQGFDEGLALHCGKILECAAIAATPGSGSDCAMGIIDDNGFTLKTFNPKRKFTETSAAAHTLYEKSDPYFLPGPGGVLNLKGCSFKAVNDGEVYVSGSRHEETPYALKLEGARQVGFRCLTIAGTRDPIMIAGIDTILEEVQASVARNLSLNDDSIRMTFHLYGKNGVMGNHEPMQTAGHELGILLDVVAPTQDIANSVCSLVRSTLLHYGYENRIATAGNLAFPFSPSDIQSGPVYEFSIYHLIEASDALRFDFHIEQVTPEGVQA; from the coding sequence ATGGCACGCACATTTAAAATCTTATCGCCGACGGCAATCCTGGGTTATGGCTTCCCGGAAGAGAGCTTTCGTAAAGCCATGGAAGAGTCACCGGATCTGATCGCGGTTGACGCAGGCTCCTCCGATCCTGGCCCCCACTATCTGGGGGCGGGTAAACCCTTTACCGACAGGGCCGGAGTGAAACGCGATCTGCGTTATATGATCACGGCGGGCGTTAAGAACAACATTCCGGTGGTGATCGGCACCGCCGGCGGATCGGGTGCTGCACCGCACCTTGAGTGGTGTCGGCAGATTATCCTTGAGATTGCGCAGGAAGAAAAACTGTCCTTCTCAATGGCCCTGATCCCATCAGATGTAAATAAAGAGGTGGTTCATCAGGCGCTGGATAACGGCAAAATCACCGCACTGGACTTTGTTCCGGCACTGACCCACGAGGCGATCGAAGAGAGCACCTACATCGTGGCGCAGATGGGTATCGAACCGTTCCAGCGTGCGCTGAAAGCGGGAGCGCAGGTGGTATTGGGTGGCCGGGCTTACGATCCAGCCTGCTTCGCCGCGCTGCCGATTATGCAAGGCTTCGATGAAGGTCTGGCGCTGCACTGTGGCAAGATCCTGGAATGTGCGGCCATTGCCGCCACCCCAGGTTCCGGTTCCGACTGCGCGATGGGAATTATCGACGATAACGGCTTTACGCTGAAGACGTTCAATCCAAAGCGCAAGTTCACCGAAACGTCGGCGGCGGCGCACACCCTGTATGAGAAGTCCGATCCGTACTTCCTGCCAGGCCCGGGCGGCGTACTGAACCTGAAAGGGTGCAGCTTCAAAGCGGTAAACGATGGCGAAGTGTACGTCAGCGGTTCCCGTCATGAAGAAACGCCGTATGCGCTGAAGCTGGAAGGCGCGCGCCAGGTGGGCTTCCGCTGCCTGACCATTGCCGGTACCCGCGATCCGATCATGATTGCTGGCATCGACACCATTCTCGAAGAAGTGCAGGCCAGCGTTGCCCGCAACCTCTCACTGAATGATGACAGTATCCGCATGACGTTCCACCTGTACGGCAAAAACGGCGTGATGGGCAATCATGAACCGATGCAAACTGCCGGGCATGAGCTGGGTATTTTGCTGGACGTGGTCGCACCAACCCAGGATATCGCCAACAGCGTCTGTTCGCTGGTGCGCTCTACCCTGCTGCACTACGGCTACGAAAACCGGATCGCCACGGCAGGCAACCTCGCCTTCCCGTTCTCGCCATCCGATATTCAAAGCGGCCCGGTGTATGAGTTCTCAATCTATCACCTGATCGAAGCCAGCGACGCCCTGCGTTTTGACTTCCATATCGAACAGGTGACGCCAGAAGGAGTTCAGGCATGA
- a CDS encoding methylaspartate mutase subunit E, whose translation MELRNKKLTHDEFMTERHQVLQTWHTGKDVEHFEDGVKYQQTIPEKKRFSHALLKADQEGKTLSQPRAGVALMDEHIELLKTLQVECDLLPSTIDAYTRLNRYEEAAIGIQKSIEAGTSKLNGLPVVNHGVAACRRMTEALEKPIQVRHGTPDARLLAEIAMASGFTSYEGGGISYNIPYAKRVTLEKSIRDWQYCDRLMGLYEEHGIRINREPFGPLTGTLIPPFMSHAVAIIEGLLALEQGVKSITVGYGQVGSLTQDIAAIQSLRELSHEYFQNYGFNDYELSTVFHQWMGGFPEDESKAFAIISWGAAVAGMSGATKVITKSPHEAFGIPTAAANAQRLRASRQMLNMVSDQKFPPCAAVEQEVDLIKSEVRAVLKKVFELGNGDIARGTVLAFEAGVLDVPFAPASCNAGKILPVRDNSGAIRVLEAGSVPLPKDILALHHDYVAERAHFEGRKPSFQMVVDDINAVSHSQLIGRP comes from the coding sequence ATGGAACTTCGAAATAAGAAATTGACCCATGACGAATTTATGACTGAGCGGCATCAGGTGTTGCAGACGTGGCATACCGGCAAAGACGTCGAACATTTTGAAGATGGCGTGAAGTACCAGCAGACCATTCCTGAGAAAAAACGTTTCTCTCATGCCTTATTGAAGGCGGATCAGGAAGGGAAAACCCTGAGCCAACCGCGTGCCGGCGTTGCGCTGATGGATGAGCACATCGAACTGCTGAAAACCCTACAGGTAGAGTGCGACCTGCTGCCCAGCACCATCGATGCCTACACCCGTTTGAATCGTTATGAAGAAGCCGCTATTGGGATCCAGAAATCCATCGAAGCCGGGACCTCAAAGCTCAACGGACTGCCGGTGGTTAACCACGGCGTGGCGGCCTGCCGTCGGATGACCGAAGCGCTGGAGAAACCGATTCAGGTACGCCACGGTACGCCGGATGCGCGTCTGCTGGCGGAGATCGCCATGGCCAGCGGCTTCACCAGTTACGAAGGCGGCGGTATCTCCTACAACATCCCTTACGCCAAGCGCGTCACGTTGGAAAAATCTATTCGTGACTGGCAGTACTGCGACCGTCTGATGGGGCTGTATGAAGAACATGGCATTCGCATTAACCGCGAACCGTTTGGCCCGCTGACCGGCACGCTGATCCCGCCGTTCATGTCTCACGCGGTGGCGATTATCGAAGGTCTGCTGGCACTGGAACAGGGCGTGAAGTCCATCACCGTCGGTTACGGCCAGGTGGGCAGCCTGACGCAGGACATTGCTGCGATCCAGTCACTGCGCGAACTGTCCCACGAGTATTTCCAGAATTACGGTTTCAATGATTACGAGCTGAGCACCGTCTTCCACCAGTGGATGGGCGGCTTCCCGGAAGATGAATCCAAAGCGTTCGCCATTATTTCCTGGGGTGCAGCGGTCGCCGGTATGTCCGGTGCCACCAAAGTGATCACCAAGAGCCCGCACGAAGCCTTCGGTATCCCAACCGCGGCGGCTAACGCCCAGAGACTGCGCGCATCGCGTCAGATGCTCAATATGGTCAGCGACCAGAAATTCCCACCGTGCGCAGCAGTAGAACAGGAAGTGGATCTGATTAAGAGCGAAGTTCGCGCGGTCCTCAAGAAAGTGTTTGAGCTGGGCAACGGCGATATCGCGCGCGGTACAGTACTGGCCTTTGAAGCAGGCGTCCTGGATGTGCCTTTCGCCCCGGCCTCCTGCAACGCCGGGAAAATCCTGCCGGTTCGCGACAACTCCGGCGCTATCCGCGTTCTGGAAGCCGGCTCGGTTCCGCTGCCGAAAGACATTCTCGCCCTGCACCATGACTATGTTGCCGAGCGCGCGCATTTCGAAGGACGTAAACCCTCATTCCAGATGGTTGTTGATGACATCAACGCTGTATCCCACAGTCAATTAATAGGAAGACCATAA